A region of Polyodon spathula isolate WHYD16114869_AA unplaced genomic scaffold, ASM1765450v1 scaffolds_1736, whole genome shotgun sequence DNA encodes the following proteins:
- the ints5 gene encoding integrator complex subunit 5, producing MSAVFEGASVPVQLHLAAISPQELAQKIKAFISGMDPVKGHKLPLKDHARCAVLLLRTVPACRGAVLEHLCSVFDEYVGGYVLDLDCDLGAGGRGGGTGSGNLDDIVQEIHAVLSEFVRLNPKAWAPLVSGWSIDLMGCLSTKYSSRQGVPHAGSLNELLQFWMSCKASRALMELYSQCLTAMISSCPDACVDALLDTSVQHSPHFDWVVAHIGSSFPNTIISRVLSCGLKDFCAHGGGGGGAVDGSPPPQPFPDTRVPKIASVVGILGHLACRHADSIKQELLGMFQESLGAGPGGDPQQRAATVPFLLQLAVMSPALLGAVSSELVDSLKPPVLNQLQQLLGPLPREERENMISLAVHLLGQTSSGSFRLLRFLVDTAMPASVIIAAPGLAIHEGAREASERVVQLLLLSLQNLVFSLGGEPPGEARPPIPFLDGLRPHVRELCVETLRLERKRHLWLHQLLALLAVHGGPSCATEALCHMFTLARTQEELGLAAQLHAAVLVSSSSCVVAGLLPATLQRCVAQIHAGGLPDQPLAQLLSNLALMAQWDQQSNSNATKEDGSVGSASSIMSAQVAQIVSSSHLHDFSPLLLHDSPLVSEAAASLLSSVRLPGALQPARLLSVARAAVAHFFLSLRGRAGAADSARLLTRLSSVSSLSLKAVLQLLVEGALLWGGNAEMFGGKREPLSGAATPAGAPPEGACLGDARAPLLEVNLKFGSAVSFSSSGGGSVGSVFHAGVVGRGLKPRPPLAPAAPSPQPEETLLNQHLFLDVLTRCCCSSTSGKYHASPSGGPEEPQAAPVNPEAAKLVAAALAESVCPDVANGELPWPPEDHARTTVERDIRVRRRFQENPLLFQLLWLVAAGRPALCYCSVVLRSLLATLLAHWEGSREATALASPWHLRASSALVACMGEAQLLPPALGNMHEVFPFLAPFEVRLLLLSVWDYMRENSPLPQRFSFSAETGLFYRDFARDGDVSKYLSVLYSVLHKNVDRLGHLCGRFQL from the coding sequence CCCTCAGGAGCTTGCCCAGAAGATCAAAGCCTTCATCAGCGGCATGGACCCAGTGAAGGGTCACAAACTGCCCTTGAAGGACCATGCCAGGTGCGCCGTCCTCCTGCTGCGGACCGTGCCGGCGTGCCGGGGCGCCGTGCTGGAGCACCTCTGCAGCGTTTTCGACGAGTATGTGGGGGGCTACGTGCTGGACCTGGACTGCGACCTCGGGGCGGGAGGTCGAGGAGGAGGAACGGGATCCGGAAACCTGGACGACATCGTCCAAGAAATCCACGCGGTCCTGTCCGAGTTCGTCCGCCTCAACCCCAAAGCCTGGGCCCCCCTGGTGTCGGGCTGGTCCATCGACCTGATGGGTTGCCTGAGCACCAAGTATTCGAGCCGGCAGGGCGTCCCGCATGCGGGGAGCCTCAATGAGCTCTTGCAGTTCTGGATGTCCTGCAAGGCCAGCAGGGCCCTGATGGAGCTCTACAGCCAGTGCTTGACGGCAATGATCAGCAGCTGCCCGGACGCCTGTGTGGACGCTCTCCTGGACACTTCGGTGCAGCACTCCCCCCACTTCGACTGGGTGGTGGCCCACATCGGCTCCTCCTTCCCCAACACCATCATCAGCCGGGTCCTCTCCTGCGGGCTCAAGGACTTCTGTGCCCacggaggaggaggggggggggctgtcGACGGCTCTCCTCCCCCCCAGCCTTTCCCGGACACGCGGGTTCCCAAAATTGCCTCGGTGGTCGGGATCCTGGGCCACCTCGCCTGCCGTCACGCCGACAGCATCAAGCAGGAGCTGCTGGGGATGTTCCAGGAGAGCCTGGGGGCCGGGCCGGGGGGAGACCCCCAGCAGAGAGCCGCCACGGTCCCGTTCCTCCTGCAGCTGGCGGTCATGTCCCCGGCCCTCCTGGGCGCCGTGTCCTCGGAGCTCGTGGACTCCCTGAAGCCCCCCGTGCTGAACCAGCTCCAGCAGCTCCTGGGCCCCCTGCCCAGGGAGGAGCGAGAGAACATGATCAGCCTGGCCGTCCACCTCCTGGGGCAGACCTCCTCCGGGTCTTTCAGGCTCCTGCGCTTCCTGGTCGACACGGCCATGCCGGCCTCCGTGATCATCGCCGCGCCCGGGCTGGCCATCCACGAGGGCGCGCGGGAGGCCTCTGAGCGCGtggtgcagctgctgctgctcagcCTCCAGAACCTGGTCTTCAGCCTCGGGGGGGAGCCTCCCGGAGAGGCCAGGCCGCCGATCCCCTTCCTGGACGGGCTGAGGCCTCACGTGCGCGAGCTGTGCGTCGAGACCCTGCGGCTGGAGAGGAAGCGCCACCTGTGGCTGCACCAGCTGCTGGCCCTGCTGGCCGTCCACGGGGGCCCCAGCTGCGCCACGGAGGCCCTGTGCCACATGTTCACCCTGGCCCGCACCCAGGAGGAGCTGGGCCTGGCCGCGCAGCTCCACGCCGCCGTGctcgtctcctcctcctcctgcgtGGTGGCGGGGCTCCTGCCCGCCACGCTGCAGAGGTGCGTGGCTCAGATCCACGCCGGGGGATTGCCGGATCAGCCACTGGCACAGCTGCTTAGCAACCTGGCGCTGATGGCACAGTGGGACCAGCAGAGTAACAGCAACGCTACTAAGGAAGATGGCAGCGTCGGCAGCGCCAGCTCCATCATGAGCGCCCAGGTTGCCCAGATCGTCTCGTCCTCCCACCTCCACGACTTCAGCCCCCTGCTGCTTCACGACAGCCCCCTGGTTTCGGAAGCCGCCGCCTCCCTGCTGTCCTCCGTCCGCCTCCCCGGGGCCCTGCAGCCCGCCCGGCTCCTCAGCGTGGCGAGGGCGGCCGTGGCGCACTTCTTCCTCTCCTTGCGGGGCAGGGCGGGGGCAGCGGACTCGGCCCGGCTCCTGACGCGGCTGAGCTCCGTGTCCTCGCTGAGCCTCAAGGCTGTGCTGCAGCTGCTGGTGGAGGGGGCCCTGCTGTGGGGGGGCAACGCGGAGATGTTCGGCGGGAAAAGGGAGCCCCTCTCCGGGGCCGCGACCCCTGCCGGAGCCCCCCCGGAAGGCGCCTGCCTGGGAGACGCCAGGGCGCCCCTCCTGGAGGTCAACCTCAAGTTCGGCTCGGCCGTCAGCTTCTCCAGCAGCGGTGGGGGCAGCGTGGGGTCCGTGTTCCACGCGGGGGTCGTGGGGCGGGGGCTCAAGCCCCGCCCTCCGCTGGCTCCGGCCGCCCCCAGCCCGCAGCCCGAGGAGACGCTTCTCAACCAGCACCTCTTCCTGGACGTGCTGACccgctgctgctgcagcagtacCAGCGGGAAGTACCACGCCAGCCCCAGCGGCGGCCCGGAGGAGCCCCAGGCGGCTCCCGTCAACCCGGAGGCGGCCAAGCTGGTGGCCGCAGCCCTGGCGGAAAGCGTCTGCCCGGACGTGGCGAACGGAGAGCTGCCCTGGCCCCCCGAGGACCACGCCCGGACCACGGTGGAGCGCGACATCCGGGTCCGGCGGCGCTTCCAGGAGAACCCCCTGCTGTTCCAGCTGCTCTGGCTGGTGGCCGCCGGCCGGCCCGCCCTCTGCTACTGCTCCGTGGTCCTGCGCAGCCTGCTGGCCACCCTCCTGGCCCACTGGGAGGGCTCCCGGGAAGCCACGGCCCTGGCCTCGCCCTGGCACCTCCGCGCCTCCTCCGCCCTGGTGGCCTGCATGGGGGAGGCCCAGCTGCTGCCCCCCGCGCTCGGCAACATGCATGAGGTCTTCCCCTTCCTCGCCCCCTTCGAAGTGCGCCTCCTGCTGCTCAGCGTGTGGGATTACATGCGGGAGAACAGCCCCCTGCCGCAGAGATTCAGCTTCAGCGCGGAGACGGGACTCTTCTACCGGGACTTTGCAAGGGACGGGGACGTGTCCAAGTACCTGAGCGTCCTCTACAGCGTCCTGCACAAGAACGTGGACAGGCTGGGGCACCTGTGCGGGCGTTTCCAGCTCTGA